Within the Anas acuta chromosome 6, bAnaAcu1.1, whole genome shotgun sequence genome, the region tgcaCAATAGGCCGTTCTACCACACGCAACTGTTTTCAGTCTCAACTATATCCCAGTCCTTTGCAATCTGCTTCAAAGGAAGCTGACACCAAAGAATAACTGAAAATGATAGTAATAAGATGCATGAACTTTGAATTTACAGACTTTCTATTGTTTTTCTTGTGCAAGTTTGGAGGACAAGATGAAATCTCACATACTTTGGAGTCTTATGGtatatttctttcagaagtaaGCATTAACAACTGCAAGcatgtttttattctctttattctAGATGTCTTCAGCCTTTTAGCACTAGATATTTCATTCAGGAATTGAATGCcgcaaaaacaaaacatgaaactCACAGAGATGAAGCATATAATGCAACTCAATCTCccaaaacaatattaaaaatactttgattCTCAGTGAACAAAAGAGTGCGTGGTATAGGATAGGTAATGCCTTTTCTCTGTGACTAACGTGTCCTTAAAAGCTAAACAGAATAATTAGGATTCCtccattatttatatatattaaggGCAATCTTGTAGTTCCTTAATAAATTGAAGTGTGTTTCTTGAAGATACACTTAAAGTCCTAAACGACTATTATTGCTGCATTTAGAAAGACTGCACAAATTGACAgacaaaaagcacagcaaattaTTACagcattagaaaataataaGTTCGAAAGAAATTGTAGAAGCGATGTGCAGGGTTTTTTGTACTTCTGTACAGTGAAGATATACCCTAAGCTGTCAGGACCATATTAAATGGGGCATAGTTAAACTGAGTGGCTCTGATAAGGGGCTCTGCTTTGCTATCAAAGTTCTAGATCAGTTGGATTGAATTTCCTGCATATTGCACATTTCCAGactttcattctctctctttcctttccgTGACACTACAAGGACAGCCTTAGATACGCTTATAATTTGTGGTTTTATAATGCAGGAGACATCTACATTTTCAAAGAAGAGATGATACCACAATAGTCAGGAGAAAAAAGTTTTCCAACACACGCATTCTGCGCATATTCcctttaagttttaaaaaatgactttgtgGATATTCTTAGGAAAGACATTTGCACTGAAGTAAAATATCTTTTGCCTGAAGTTGAAACCATGTGTGTTCATACTTCAGCCTTAACCatctgaaacaacaacaaagagtTTCTCCAGTTCCCATTATGAAGCTTTTTGAATTGTTTTAACCTTGAAacacatcccccccaaaatgtatttcaaattcTCTAAAATGAAATAGTTGCATGCGCTGTACTTCAATAATTCAGTTTTATCAGAACAACAGAAGTAGTAGCTTCATGTTCAGTATATATATTTGACATaaattttcagattattttgtgAAAAGTGATTATTTGTAATAACAATCATAATAATATGGTCAAGACAGCTAccaggaatgagaaaagaatgcTTATGAAGTTCAATTACATGAGATCAAGTCAAAGTATCTCTGCTCTCATGGTGCTTGGGCTTTAAAACATAATGGGAAAGGCCCTTTCTGGGCAAGAAATCACTCGCTAAATTCCAAGGTTAATTATTAAAAGCTTCACAAGGAAGGGCACCCATTCAGTTTCACTTTAGGCTACAGTCCAGGGCTGTGCTTAAACTATTCAAGGTACAGAAAAGTTAGCCACTCACATAACCTTTCAAGAATCAGAATCTAGcagttaacagaaaataaaattatttttcttcaaaatcacAACATTGCTATTTGctagataaattaaaaaatcaggtATAGTTAGTAccttattaaaatgtaaaactaaCTACAAGGCATTAACAGGGAGATTTTCCGCGGTACAGAGTCATGGGTGAAATGtatgcttttgcttttgaaagacTCCTTCTGAAGTGACAAATATTCCCCAGTGTGGTCAAATGCTTTGCCTTTTCCCCACCAGCATTGCACTTTTTGGGCTTAATGTTTTCTATAACATTCAGAGTAATGTTCAACACTGGCAGGCATGCAATTTtcagggaaaggggaaaaaatggaaaaaaagaaaatggtccTATTATTACACTGTACTGCAGTATGATTATAACATCGCTGTGCATATATCTCCACTGAAATTGAATTGCCAGCAGAAGCAGTAGGACCTTCATGACTAGCTGTATAATCTGGCCTATAGTCAAGCTGCCAACTTCGGTATTAATTCACAATTCTCTCGCTGCACAAAATCATATATAAACAGTTATTATCCTGTTTGTCTGTACTGGCAATAAGGAACACATCCAGAAGTTAAAAAGAAGGTAATAACGTTTTCATGTTCTAAAGCACTTACCAGGGTCTGATTCTGCATTTCCATATCAGcttttgtgttgctgtttttcttgtggTTTCCTTGAGAGCTGATAGAGTTGCTGTGAAGAGAGGAGCCCTGGGAGCTGCCCTTCGACACACTCCTGTAGGAAACATTATTTGATCCACTTTCTGtctgctgagctgctttctTATCAACTCTGCAGGTAGAGAGTGATTCCTCTGATAAATTACATTGCCCTTCTTCAATCACTCTACTTTTCCATTCCTTTAATGTTTAAAGTAACCTCTCCATATCTTTCTGTCTCTAGACCTTTGAGTGATAAATGTTTCTAACTAGCCTTGATCAAATCTGTCACTTGCAATTTCAGGTAGTATATCAATTTAGTCTTTCACatgtaatgatttattttatatttgtgacTGCTGTGGGGCAAACGTGAAAACACAATATAGCAATTGCTACGTTGTTCTGTGACCAAAGGTTATGGTAGCTAGAAATGTAACTAATTCTGACTAGTTTCCAAACATGTCTACTGGTTAGAATACATGGAAATGGAATTCATTAAAAGATGTACCTAAGTATCCTCTATATTTACACATTGTCTGCCTACATTCTTGATTTCTacaataattttgtatttctatCAACTTGGATGTAACTTCCCATTCTTTAATTTCAAAGACCATTGGTTTGGTTAACAAGAAAAAGTCAACAGAATTATCATTTCATTATTAATACTTTTTTCCCTTAAAGATGAGAGTCCTGTTAGTTTACAAACCGATTGCTCCCATCCATTCTTAGTCTAAGAGGAACATACATTGAACTTAGCATCTGAGGATGCCAGCAAAGTTACACGGCACAACAAAATATCCCATACCTGTTTAAAAGTTCCTTCATAAAACTGTCTTTCGGTGAGTATGCAGCTGTGGTGGAACCTCTGACTTGTTCACACCCAATGTGGCCGGACGTGTTTTGTGACGATTTCAAAATTTTACTCTCCATAGCATCACCTAAAATgtcattgtttgttttcctgttaatttcattttccatttcacagcgttgttcagtttgctttttttcttttcttctctctaatTTTGCCTGCTTAATTCCAAATCCTGAAacctttgcttcttttttttctacctttgtTTTAGGAACATCAGGTTTCCTGCTACTCAGTGCTGGGAGCTTACTCTTTCGAAAGCCAAACCAATTAGCTATAGAGGGCCCTGTCTTTTGTTTAGTCTCCACAGTAGGagatttgttttgttcctgACCCTTCTGGACATTTTCTTGGATGCATAACATGACCTTCTCCTCTATTGTAGGCTGTAGAGCAGGCGAACTGAAAACATCAGTAACCTCAGAGGCTTCCGCTAACTTTAAAGACATCTGCTGTCTTTGTGATTTTGTTGCTTCCAGTTTATGAGGACACTTTATTCCATCCAAGCTTTGAAATGATGAAATCTGTTTGGAAGATGCAGTAGCTGATGCTTCTAACTCCAATTCTGCaggcaaaatgctttttttatttagaacttcatgttttacattttcactgtttttctcaCTCTGGACAGATGGACTGCGTGCATCTTTTTgagaaaatgctttgtttccatCACATTTTGAAGTGCTGTGAAACAAGTCTACTTTTGGAGACGATCTGAATGGCAGTTTGCTTGGGcttccatgctggctattgCAATTACTCTTATTTCCAACAGAACCTTGTCTAGAGTACGAATTTTCAGTGGTTTTTGAAGCATTTGAAGGAGTCTCTTGTGTCACTGCTGACCCAGGAATGGCCTTGATTTGAAGTCCTTCCATGGCTGAGTTCTGCCTTGTTAGAGAATTTCCTCTGTCAGAAGTATTTGTAATAATCTGAGTCCGTACTTTTCCAAGACCTTCTGTAACAAGAGCAGATGGCTTTTCCCCTGTATGAATGCTAAAACTCTGACTACGAGCTTTTGCTCCATTCATGCCCAGAGCTGGTTTCAAGTGTGACTTGTTGCTGGAAGAAGCAGATCTCTTAACTAATTTGCTTTCTAATCCATCTACTCTGTCTACCACCAAGCTGCAGTTTTCATGTGGCTGAGGTGATGCTGTATCCATACTAAGTCCCACAGTAAAATTATCTTTTATATCGGTATCAGACTTAGAGTCTTTTAATTCAGCATCCATTGCACCCCTGGTGGTTAGGCATTCATTTTGCTTGTACTTACTTGAACTCACATTGCTTTTGGAAGCTGCATTTATACtgtctttttcctgcttccctGGGACGGTAGAGCTCTTTCGGAGAAGTTGAGGAGATTTGACAAATAATTTCAGTCCTACGGGGAGACGggttttcattcctttctcaTTAGAGTTTTGCGTAGTATTTGCAGTGTCGCTGCCATGAAAGGATGACAACGGGGAATTGTTTACCTGAGATAGTAAGGGCTCGCTTGTGCTTGTGGCGTGACATTGAGGAGTTGCGGGGAGAATGTTTGGCATCTTTTGAGGCTGATCAACCCCACTGTCACTGGAAATATCTTTTTTGCTGGAATATGCTTCTGTCGAAGAAGTTGTTTCCAGTGACGGACAGCCCAGGGGAAAGGACCTGTCTGTTTGAAAGTTTGTTTTCAGGAGCTCACGATTCCTGTGGAGACCTGGCTGATTAGGGCTTTTTGGGCAGACTTGCTTTGTGAAAACTTTGGAAAGTCCTTGGCATGCAGTATGGGGTTGCTGagatacacatttattttgcataattgcttctgcattttcctgAAGGTAAGATAACTCAATTTTGGCCCCAGAAGATACAGCTTTTGCTTGCACTTCATGACTAGATTGATTATGAAAGCCGGAGTTCACAGCTCCTTTTAATGGTGAtgatttcagtatattttttgctgtttcactgGGACCAGCTCCTTCAAACTTTACAGCTATAGGTGATGAATGAGCATAATCAGGCCGAATCAACAGGGATGTTGACCTGCCCggaggaaggggtggggatGGCGATCGGGCTTCTACAGTTGCCGAGTCGCAATGAAAGTCTCTGGTTGGAGGTTCTCCATAGTCACTGGGCTCTATAAGGTGCTGAGGCAACAGTGGTGATGCTGGGCTCGGACTCTTTGGATACTTTGTCCCATTGGCCCTGCCTGGACGCTTtgagctgggcaggaggtgggcagggggctttGGAACCTGGAAGTCGACTTTTGAGTCAAAATTATGAGGTGGACTTTGGGCCTTTTTGAATCTGGAAAGCTTTACAGGTGGCAGAGCAGGTGATTTTTCAAGGGTTGCATGGCTCACTGATGTAGCTACAGGTGTCTCCTGGCTCTCCATCATCATAGTTTTTTGTGGAGAAAATTTCCCTCTGCTGGGTATTTTAGTCAAGTTTGGCTTTTGATTGATTCCTGTATGAACAGTGAAGCTTGAATTGGCCTTGTATGATACCTCATTCACTGGCTTCACTATTTTTTGCCGTGGAGCATTTTGCAGTATTATTCTTCCACAGCGTGAAGATTCACTGCAGGTCAGGGGGACAACCGTATTTTTATTACCTGTATTATCCTCAAGAGTGTTCTTGGTTTTATCTTCAGATCCTTCTAAAGCAGTGTAGTTTCTAGCACTGCTTCCTGTCTGCAAATTAGTTATTCCCTGAGGCATAAGTTCAGTATATTCAGCACTGGACCTAGTTTGTGGCTGGTTGattgaaatttcatttcttgttaCAGTGACAACTCCAGTTTGATGCGAGCTGAATTCAATAGGCTCACCATCCTCGGCATCAAATATTACGGTAATGCACTCTTCAGAAGAGGTCTTTTTTACGACCTTTTGTTGTTTAATGAAATTACATGTCTTTGGCCTAATATCTGACTGAGCAGAtacctgtttttcctctttgtcaGTAAACTGAGAATTCTCTGTGACTACGAGGACGTCAGAGTTCTTTGTGTACTTCTCAGAAAAAGGACTTGATAATAGATCTGATGGACTCTTCTCATCACTGCTTTCTATACGCAATTCATCCAAGACTTCATTGTCATCAGTatctgaaagctgaaaattaaGGTCCTTCCAGCCCGTATTAGCATGGCTTTGATCTAACTGTAACTCAGGCAGCTTTGCTCTGGTGCACAGTTTTACTTCTGCCTGAAATCCACTGACAAAACTAGTTAATTTTTCAGGTCTTTCctttgaattaaaatatgaaCTTCTTTCTGGCAAATGTTTCCTATTAGGGTCCCAGTCAAAGAGACTGTCAGAAACACTGTGAGTTAATTTGTTACAATAGATCCTGCAGTCTTTGCTGGGTACTTCCTGCAGCAATAATAAGGATGAAGAATCGTCATCTGCATCATCATGTGAATCTGAATCATAAGAGAAAGTTTTATGTTCAATGCAAATACTTCCCATCTCCATTGGCTTACAATGAGTCTGTTCATTATGGCTGCCACATTTAACACCAGGGGAATATATTCCTTCATTGGAGTTCATGCAGTCTTTGTAACCCCATTTCGATATTACTGAAGGTGATTCaagtaatattttttgcttctgtaattTCTTCAGCCCTTCTAGGATGTGGTTTTCCTTGATACGAGTTGGAGGTAGATCATCTGCAGGACTTGAGAGGTTACTTGGGAGTGAAGAACCAATGCTTATTCTTTTATCCCAGCTCACGGATGACtgtcaaaacaaaatagaaCTCACATATTACTCACAAGTGCCGTTAATAAAAACGTTACCATTTTATTAAAGAGATTTAGGAGTGCATAGGGCATTACGTTTCATCCATTGCTATTAATAgcaatgttcttttttaatacaGGATTTCATACTGGTGTGAAAGCTGCAGTGGATTTAAAACCTGTAGGAAGAACAATATGAATGGAAGGATTAAGATaaagaaggagaagaacaaTTTGGATTgtgaaaagacagaataaatgTCAGAATAAATGTGGAAACTGCGAGCAAATTGGAGTGATAAAggaattgttaaaaaaaataaatgagggagagagaaagggagggagatgGCAGGGAGAGAACTCCTGAGTTTAGTGACaactgttttaaatacaaaagaaggaagaaaattaaaaaaaaaaaatctgaaagtcaGCTTAAGctaacaaatgaaacaaattaatttcatttaccCTTTTGCTGCATGTCTTCCCATCATTCCAAGTGTAGGAGGAACCACTGGAATATTCACTGCAAGCACTTGAGAGGGAGAGTTCACTGCTACTGCAGCTGCTCCGGGGATATAGGCGGCTAGGACCTGTCGTATTTAATTGACTCTGGCATTTCAAGACAGGTATACTGGATTTCACATTCTGCTGGCATTCCTAAAACAtgagaagaaatagaaatatctCATGGCTGGAAAAAGATCATTTAACTTCCCCCTGATAAAGAAGGACAAAGAAAAGCCAGTAAGCTACTTACACCTTCCTACTATGCCATTAGTGTTTGGTGATTTTCATACAGAGAACTAAGTTAAAAATtgctaatattttcatttgtcagGGGAAAAATCCCCGATCCtccatgttttttctttattcttgaACAAGTATTGTCCTCTTCTTTTGCTAAAGATTATTCTGAGTCTGCTTGAATTATGCTTTGTACATAAGCAGCATGCTCCAGTaagatacagaaaacaaagttataAGAATACAAGTACATCTTGACAACTGCATTATAGCCCTGGAATGTAACAGATGAGGCTGTACACCCTAGACAAGGTAAATTAATTTAGTATCCCAAGCAGAATGTCCACTGAGAATGGAATCTCTCCATTACAGTCTAATTTTGGTTTCCTATCTAGTTCAAAGCTTTGTCTAAGAAACTCTCTGACGTAGGACAATCCATCTTTGTGTCACTTGCAGACAGCTGAAGCCTCTTGCTTATGCAATTTATTGACACTTTATGGCTGCCTTTAGTACTTGTGTAGTTATCGCCTCTCTCCAAATGCAATTTCAGCTGACTGTGACTAAGTGCCAGCTTTGAGGAAGAGAGTAATGAAGAGCAGATAGCACTTTAGGTAAAATATTAAACCTCCGTAGGAGTATCTAGGATTACTTTAATTTGTTTCCAAACTAATACTCTTGTGCCTAACAATGTTAGAGCTTCTTTAACGTTAAGCGCCTGCACCATTCTGTTAGGCGATTCTCCAGTTTCCTTACCAAATCTGACATCTTTTTAATTACCAGTAACACCAGAAAGAATGACACAACTCTATTTCATAAAACTTTGGTTTGAATTTCATTAAGGCAGAGTATGATTGTGCAACCTcaaatatttattgctttttgcaCATGGATATAGCCCCAATTAATTTTGCATAGATGAAAAATTTACCTTTATATTCAGGAAGTCACAAGAAATCTGAAGTTACAGGATCCACAAAAGAAATATCAAAACTGCACATGCAACAGACGCAGCTGCTTCATGCaaatttctggaaaaatgtTCAGTTTGTACGCATTTCTCATACACCAGCATGTTTATTGGACTTCTGCTCATTTCTTCCACTTATTCCTCCACAACCTCCCATTTATTATTGCTAGGGCTGAACCGCTTTTGGTTAAATGGGAGAGCAGAATTTTTACTGCTGAGGAGTTCATCAGTACAGCTGTTCATTGCTCAGCTGACATAATAATGTTCTGTTTTTGACAAACTTAACTACAGGGCAAATCATTATTCTCTGTCACAGGCCAAACTTATGAATGGGAAAATCATTTAGAGGTAGAAAGAGCACATTTCACCTCTGGGAGTTATTGGTACATGTCCTCCTAGGAAGTCAAATGGATGCAGGAGGAATAGCCTTTAA harbors:
- the NCKAP5 gene encoding nck-associated protein 5 isoform X13, whose amino-acid sequence is MEETVRNLLQSQGSPGQNGEGTVNIMKVYQEKLSEDSRKCKEGMEKIHAVVDEDSRSESSSTEEEREKTKLLLERLKALEAENSALALENENQREQYERCLDEVANQVVQALLTQKDLREECIKLKTRVFDLEQQNRTLSVLFQQRVKPASDLLLQKLHSRILDLSSGDLLSEVERNRSLMQSRTADAQIHECQQNVKSSIPVLKCQSQLNTTGPSRLYPRSSCSSSELSLSSACSEYSSGSSYTWNDGKTCSKRSSVSWDKRISIGSSLPSNLSSPADDLPPTRIKENHILEGLKKLQKQKILLESPSVISKWGYKDCMNSNEGIYSPGVKCGSHNEQTHCKPMEMGSICIEHKTFSYDSDSHDDADDDSSSLLLLQEVPSKDCRIYCNKLTHSVSDSLFDWDPNRKHLPERSSYFNSKERPEKLTSFVSGFQAEVKLCTRAKLPELQLDQSHANTGWKDLNFQLSDTDDNEVLDELRIESSDEKSPSDLLSSPFSEKYTKNSDVLVVTENSQFTDKEEKQVSAQSDIRPKTCNFIKQQKVVKKTSSEECITVIFDAEDGEPIEFSSHQTGVVTVTRNEISINQPQTRSSAEYTELMPQGITNLQTGSSARNYTALEGSEDKTKNTLEDNTGNKNTVVPLTCSESSRCGRIILQNAPRQKIVKPVNEVSYKANSSFTVHTGINQKPNLTKIPSRGKFSPQKTMMMESQETPVATSVSHATLEKSPALPPVKLSRFKKAQSPPHNFDSKVDFQVPKPPAHLLPSSKRPGRANGTKYPKSPSPASPLLPQHLIEPSDYGEPPTRDFHCDSATVEARSPSPPLPPGRSTSLLIRPDYAHSSPIAVKFEGAGPSETAKNILKSSPLKGAVNSGFHNQSSHEVQAKAVSSGAKIELSYLQENAEAIMQNKCVSQQPHTACQGLSKVFTKQVCPKSPNQPGLHRNRELLKTNFQTDRSFPLGCPSLETTSSTEAYSSKKDISSDSGVDQPQKMPNILPATPQCHATSTSEPLLSQVNNSPLSSFHGSDTANTTQNSNEKGMKTRLPVGLKLFVKSPQLLRKSSTVPGKQEKDSINAASKSNVSSSKYKQNECLTTRGAMDAELKDSKSDTDIKDNFTVGLSMDTASPQPHENCSLVVDRVDGLESKLVKRSASSSNKSHLKPALGMNGAKARSQSFSIHTGEKPSALVTEGLGKVRTQIITNTSDRGNSLTRQNSAMEGLQIKAIPGSAVTQETPSNASKTTENSYSRQGSVGNKSNCNSQHGSPSKLPFRSSPKVDLFHSTSKCDGNKAFSQKDARSPSVQSEKNSENVKHEVLNKKSILPAELELEASATASSKQISSFQSLDGIKCPHKLEATKSQRQQMSLKLAEASEVTDVFSSPALQPTIEEKVMLCIQENVQKGQEQNKSPTVETKQKTGPSIANWFGFRKSKLPALSSRKPDVPKTKVEKKEAKVSGFGIKQAKLERRKEKKQTEQRCEMENEINRKTNNDILGDAMESKILKSSQNTSGHIGCEQVRGSTTAAYSPKDSFMKELLNRVDKKAAQQTESGSNNVSYRSVSKGSSQGSSLHSNSISSQGNHKKNSNTKADMEMQNQTLAKVVTENLQEEEEDTMTRTTCQSHDIESCCQMRTLDSGIGTFPLPDSGNRSAGRHISKQESTLETEALAASEQVLLSAPSVRAKTLEREVPSTAKSQESVESIISHSTSDPAMTAKGIRPFQSRLPKPASSGIINLAKQSEQEPSSVTSASLQLTEETVENRKVLPGWTTKKTAKTKDTALRVCTYSASSSDTEPEPEYETNYFQTAEETLLELTKSNKQAEQEKQKQKKSNLGNPMSILDLYQHSLYGHFGEDGPEQLAHYSLIEQLSGPSSKDSRDKESPSKLKQTEETKEDSQTRLSKISLEALNKFNSNTVLLLETEKNCLNKGEGQKEENGKKEEASLNSSDRHDVDNLESLSDSLYDSFSSCASQGSNDV
- the NCKAP5 gene encoding nck-associated protein 5 isoform X5, which encodes MSGCWSPGDVPPSSDLHGSPSLLLKEYMDSNKYIEHLVTQLEEQRWNLWREKLSVARLQREVAQSKSEGTMREKLIHELEEERHLRLESEKRLREVTLESERSRAQMRGLQEQFSRMEETVRNLLQSQGSPGQNGEGTVNIMKEKLSEDSRKCKEGMEKIHAVVDEDSRSESSSTEEEREKTKLLLERLKALEAENSALALENENQREQYERCLDEVANQVVQALLTQKDLREECIKLKTRVFDLEQQNRTLSVLFQQRVKPASDLLLQKLHSRILDLSSGDLLSEVERNRSLMQSRTADAQIHECQQNVKSSIPVLKCQSQLNTTGPSRLYPRSSCSSSELSLSSACSEYSSGSSYTWNDGKTCSKRSSVSWDKRISIGSSLPSNLSSPADDLPPTRIKENHILEGLKKLQKQKILLESPSVISKWGYKDCMNSNEGIYSPGVKCGSHNEQTHCKPMEMGSICIEHKTFSYDSDSHDDADDDSSSLLLLQEVPSKDCRIYCNKLTHSVSDSLFDWDPNRKHLPERSSYFNSKERPEKLTSFVSGFQAEVKLCTRAKLPELQLDQSHANTGWKDLNFQLSDTDDNEVLDELRIESSDEKSPSDLLSSPFSEKYTKNSDVLVVTENSQFTDKEEKQVSAQSDIRPKTCNFIKQQKVVKKTSSEECITVIFDAEDGEPIEFSSHQTGVVTVTRNEISINQPQTRSSAEYTELMPQGITNLQTGSSARNYTALEGSEDKTKNTLEDNTGNKNTVVPLTCSESSRCGRIILQNAPRQKIVKPVNEVSYKANSSFTVHTGINQKPNLTKIPSRGKFSPQKTMMMESQETPVATSVSHATLEKSPALPPVKLSRFKKAQSPPHNFDSKVDFQVPKPPAHLLPSSKRPGRANGTKYPKSPSPASPLLPQHLIEPSDYGEPPTRDFHCDSATVEARSPSPPLPPGRSTSLLIRPDYAHSSPIAVKFEGAGPSETAKNILKSSPLKGAVNSGFHNQSSHEVQAKAVSSGAKIELSYLQENAEAIMQNKCVSQQPHTACQGLSKVFTKQVCPKSPNQPGLHRNRELLKTNFQTDRSFPLGCPSLETTSSTEAYSSKKDISSDSGVDQPQKMPNILPATPQCHATSTSEPLLSQVNNSPLSSFHGSDTANTTQNSNEKGMKTRLPVGLKLFVKSPQLLRKSSTVPGKQEKDSINAASKSNVSSSKYKQNECLTTRGAMDAELKDSKSDTDIKDNFTVGLSMDTASPQPHENCSLVVDRVDGLESKLVKRSASSSNKSHLKPALGMNGAKARSQSFSIHTGEKPSALVTEGLGKVRTQIITNTSDRGNSLTRQNSAMEGLQIKAIPGSAVTQETPSNASKTTENSYSRQGSVGNKSNCNSQHGSPSKLPFRSSPKVDLFHSTSKCDGNKAFSQKDARSPSVQSEKNSENVKHEVLNKKSILPAELELEASATASSKQISSFQSLDGIKCPHKLEATKSQRQQMSLKLAEASEVTDVFSSPALQPTIEEKVMLCIQENVQKGQEQNKSPTVETKQKTGPSIANWFGFRKSKLPALSSRKPDVPKTKVEKKEAKVSGFGIKQAKLERRKEKKQTEQRCEMENEINRKTNNDILGDAMESKILKSSQNTSGHIGCEQVRGSTTAAYSPKDSFMKELLNRVDKKAAQQTESGSNNVSYRSVSKGSSQGSSLHSNSISSQGNHKKNSNTKADMEMQNQTLAKVVTENLQEEEEDTMTRTTCQSHDIESCCQMRTLDSGIGTFPLPDSGNRSAGRHISKQESTLETEALAASEQVLLSAPSVRAKTLEREVPSTAKSQESVESIISHSTSDPAMTAKGIRPFQSRLPKPASSGIINLAKQSEQEPSSVTSASLQLTEETVENRKVLPGWTTKKTAKTKDTALRVCTYSASSSDTEPEPEYETNYFQTAEETLLELTKSNKQAEQEKQKQKKSNLGNPMSILDLYQHSLYGHFGEDGPEQLAHYSLIEQLSGPSSKDSRDKESPSKLKQTEETKEDSQTRLSKISLEALNKFNSNTVLLLETEKNCLNKGEGQKEENGKKEEASLNSSDRHDVDNLESLSDSLYDSFSSCASQGSNDV
- the NCKAP5 gene encoding nck-associated protein 5 isoform X4, whose amino-acid sequence is MERKRQLQKREFGKRLSLDSSLVEYMDSNKYIEHLVTQLEEQRWNLWRQKLSVARLQREVAQSKSEGTMREKLIHELEEERHLRLESEKRLREVTLESERSRAQMRGLQEQFSRMEETVRNLLQSQGSPGQNGEGTVNIMKVYQEKLSEDSRKCKEGMEKIHAVVDEDSRSESSSTEEEREKTKLLLERLKALEAENSALALENENQREQYERCLDEVANQVVQALLTQKDLREECIKLKTRVFDLEQQNRTLSVLFQQRVKPASDLLLQKLHSRILDLSSGDLLSEVERNRSLMQSRTADAQIHECQQNVKSSIPVLKCQSQLNTTGPSRLYPRSSCSSSELSLSSACSEYSSGSSYTWNDGKTCSKRSSVSWDKRISIGSSLPSNLSSPADDLPPTRIKENHILEGLKKLQKQKILLESPSVISKWGYKDCMNSNEGIYSPGVKCGSHNEQTHCKPMEMGSICIEHKTFSYDSDSHDDADDDSSSLLLLQEVPSKDCRIYCNKLTHSVSDSLFDWDPNRKHLPERSSYFNSKERPEKLTSFVSGFQAEVKLCTRAKLPELQLDQSHANTGWKDLNFQLSDTDDNEVLDELRIESSDEKSPSDLLSSPFSEKYTKNSDVLVVTENSQFTDKEEKQVSAQSDIRPKTCNFIKQQKVVKKTSSEECITVIFDAEDGEPIEFSSHQTGVVTVTRNEISINQPQTRSSAEYTELMPQGITNLQTGSSARNYTALEGSEDKTKNTLEDNTGNKNTVVPLTCSESSRCGRIILQNAPRQKIVKPVNEVSYKANSSFTVHTGINQKPNLTKIPSRGKFSPQKTMMMESQETPVATSVSHATLEKSPALPPVKLSRFKKAQSPPHNFDSKVDFQVPKPPAHLLPSSKRPGRANGTKYPKSPSPASPLLPQHLIEPSDYGEPPTRDFHCDSATVEARSPSPPLPPGRSTSLLIRPDYAHSSPIAVKFEGAGPSETAKNILKSSPLKGAVNSGFHNQSSHEVQAKAVSSGAKIELSYLQENAEAIMQNKCVSQQPHTACQGLSKVFTKQVCPKSPNQPGLHRNRELLKTNFQTDRSFPLGCPSLETTSSTEAYSSKKDISSDSGVDQPQKMPNILPATPQCHATSTSEPLLSQVNNSPLSSFHGSDTANTTQNSNEKGMKTRLPVGLKLFVKSPQLLRKSSTVPGKQEKDSINAASKSNVSSSKYKQNECLTTRGAMDAELKDSKSDTDIKDNFTVGLSMDTASPQPHENCSLVVDRVDGLESKLVKRSASSSNKSHLKPALGMNGAKARSQSFSIHTGEKPSALVTEGLGKVRTQIITNTSDRGNSLTRQNSAMEGLQIKAIPGSAVTQETPSNASKTTENSYSRQGSVGNKSNCNSQHGSPSKLPFRSSPKVDLFHSTSKCDGNKAFSQKDARSPSVQSEKNSENVKHEVLNKKSILPAELELEASATASSKQISSFQSLDGIKCPHKLEATKSQRQQMSLKLAEASEVTDVFSSPALQPTIEEKVMLCIQENVQKGQEQNKSPTVETKQKTGPSIANWFGFRKSKLPALSSRKPDVPKTKVEKKEAKVSGFGIKQAKLERRKEKKQTEQRCEMENEINRKTNNDILGDAMESKILKSSQNTSGHIGCEQVRGSTTAAYSPKDSFMKELLNRVDKKAAQQTESGSNNVSYRSVSKGSSQGSSLHSNSISSQGNHKKNSNTKADMEMQNQTLAKVVTENLQEEEEDTMTRTTCQSHDIESCCQMRTLDSGIGTFPLPDSGNRSAGRHISKQESTLETEALAASEQVLLSAPSVRAKTLEREVPSTAKSQESVESIISHSTSDPAMTAKGIRPFQSRLPKPASSGIINLAKQSEQEPSSVTSASLQLTEETVENRKVLPGWTTKKTAKTKDTALRVCTYSASSSDTEPEPEYETNYFQTAEETLLELTKSNKQAEQEKQKQKKSNLGNPMSILDLYQHSLYGHFGEDGPEQLAHYSLIEQLSGPSSKDSRDKESPSKLKQTEETKEDSQTRLSKISLEALNKFNSNTVLLLETEKNCLNKGEGQKEENGKKEEASLNSSDRHDVDNLESLSDSLYDSFSSCASQGSNDV